From one Malus sylvestris chromosome 1, drMalSylv7.2, whole genome shotgun sequence genomic stretch:
- the LOC126631419 gene encoding receptor-like protein EIX2 isoform X2 encodes MSNYSTSLVDLYLSSNHLTGSIPDVFGNMSSLAQVDLYDNQLEGAEPHSFSRLCSLQSLDLLYNNLSGQFSRFVQILPTCAQNSLESLWLYGNQLSGRIPESIGQMSKLENLDLGMNALEGLISESHFSKLSRLSYLDLSSNSLVLNFQSNWTPPFQLDHISLGSCKMGPYFPKWLQSQNKYSSLNISNAGIVDILPSWFWGTTRYVTSIDLSHNQIGEMFTNLTMDFVNYPEVHLRSNQIEGQIPATLSHASYLDLSNNNISGSISFLCASEAMHLRFLNLSYNNLFGELPKCLTRLGNLVMLDLSSNALSGKIPSTIGSLFGIETLKLRSNEFVGELPLSLKNCTSLRVLDLADNQLSGSIPEWLGASFQKLVILMLSSNHFNGSLPSQLCDLIYIQILDVSVNNISGGIPNCLKKLTTLSQKGNSSLTIKHSYGRYNLQYSTTDDYEDDEIFTWKGSMQVYRNTLGLVRSIDFSSNRLTGEIPSEISHLVGLVSLNLSRNQLTGQITSDIGKLESLDSLDLSRNHIDGRIPTSLARISRLGVLDLSHNNLIGKIPTGTQLQSFDPSVYAGNPQLCGLPLENPCDIEEMGPDQFSNEEDKDGQLIRYGFYISMGLGFFVGFWGVCGSLIFIREWRYTYFKFLNSLNDWLYVRVVLIKRKLTDA; translated from the coding sequence ATGTCCAACTACAGTACCAGCCTTGTTGATCTTTATCTCTCTTCCAACCATTTGACCGGTTCGATTCCTGATGTTTTCGGAAACATGAGCTCTCTTGCACAAGTTGATCTCTATGACAACCAACTTGAAGGAGCAGAACCCCATTCTTTCTCAAGGTTATGTAGTTTGCAATCATTGGATCTACTCTACAACAATTTGAGCGGACAGTTTTCCAGATTTGTTCAAATATTGCCTACATGTGCTCAAAACTCCTTGGAGAGTTTGTGGCTCTATGGAAATCAATTAAGTGGAAGAATACCTGAAAGTATCGGACAAATGTCAAAGCTCGAGAATCTTGACCTTGGTATGAATGCTTTGGAAGGGCTGATTTCAGAATCCCATTTCTCTAAACTCTCGAGATTATCATATCTAGATTTGTCCTCCAACTCACTAGTTTTAAACTTCCAGTCTAATTGGACTCCTCCTTTTCAACTGGACCATATAAGTTTGGGGTCTTGCAAGATGGGTCCGTATTTTCCGAAATGGCTTCAATCTCAAAATAAGTATTCATCCCTCAATATTTCTAATGCTGGAATTGTGGATATCCTTCCAAGTTGGTTTTGGGGTACGACTCGTTACGTGACATCTATCGATCTTTCCCATAACCAAATTGGAGaaatgtttacaaatttgacaATGGATTTTGTAAATTACCCTGAAGTGCATTTGCGTTCGAACCAAATTGAAGGTCAAATTCCCGCAACTCTATCGCATGCGTCATATTTGGATCTCTCTAATAATAACATTTCAGGGTCGATTTCTTTCTTGTGTGCAAGTGAAGCTATGCATTTACGTTTTCTTAATCTCTCATACAACAATCTCTTTGGAGAACTTCCAAAATGCCTGACACGTTTGGGCAATCTCGTCATGCTTGATTTGAGTTCCAATGCTCTTTCGGGAAAAATTCCTTCGACGATAGGCTCCTTGTTTGGGATCGAGACACTGAAATTAAGAAGCAATGAGTTTGTGGGAGAGTTGCCTTTATCCTTGAAGAATTGCACAAGTTTAAGGGTCCTTGATCTTGCAGATAACCAGTTGTCGGGATCAATACCTGAATGGTTGGGGGCTAGCTTTCAGAAATTGGTTATCCTAATGCTTTCCTCTAACCATTTCAACGGAAGCTTGCCCTCGCAACTATGCGATCTAATATACATTCAAATTTTGGATGTCTCTGTGAACAACATCTCTGGAGGTATACCGAATTGCCTTAAAAAGTTGACTACTCTGTCTCAGAAAGGAAATTCAAGTCTAACCATCAAGCATTCTTACGGGAGATATAATCTTCAATATTCAACCACGGATGATTATGAGGATGATGAAATCTTCACGTGGAAGGGAAGCATGCAGGTTTACAGGAATACTTTGGGGCTCGTGAGAAGTATTGATTTCTCAAGCAATAGATTGACCGGGGAGATTCCGAGCGAAATCAGTCATCTTGTTGGGTTGGTTTCTTTAAACCTTTCTAGAAACCAACTTACAGGTCAAATTACTTCGGACATTGGAAAATTGGAGTCCTTGGATTCACTTGATTTGTCAAGAAATCATATAGACGGAAGAATTCCAACAAGCCTCGCTCGGATAAGTCGTCTTGGTGTCTTGGACTTGTCACACAACAACTTGATTGGAAAGATTCCAACTGGCACCCAGCTCCAAAGTTTTGATCCCTCTGTTTATGCTGGAAATCCACAGCTCTGTGGACTTCCACTTGAAAATCCGTGTGATATCGAAGAAATGGGTCCAGATCAATTTAGTAACGAAGAAGACAAGGATGGTCAGCTTATACGCTACGGATTTTACATCAGCATGGGGCTCGGGTTTTTTGTTGGATTTTGGGGAGTTTGTGGAAGTCTGATATTCATCAGGGAATGGAGGTACACATACTTCAAGTTCTTGAATTCGCTGAATGATTGGCTTTATGTGAGGGTAGTGTTGATCAAGCGGAAATTAACGGATGCTTAA
- the LOC126631419 gene encoding receptor-like protein EIX2 isoform X1 gives MGGIMVLLLLIITLHVNLGHGDANMTMRCTDKEREALLAFKQGLIMDEHSQVIFSSWGTEAAKQDCCRWEGVSCDNQTGHVVRLDLGDHDYLQGTMISPKLIELKHLKYLDLSWVNFSGSQVPYFIGSLTNLRYLDLFWCSLGGKFPIQVGNLTNFGGNDFGGNVENLNWLPRLSSLTYLDLSDNNLSNVFYWPEAVNKLPKLTTLTLQNCSLPSPPVRSTLSNINSSKSLSSIDLSLNRLSTSSIFLWMSNYSTSLVDLYLSSNHLTGSIPDVFGNMSSLAQVDLYDNQLEGAEPHSFSRLCSLQSLDLLYNNLSGQFSRFVQILPTCAQNSLESLWLYGNQLSGRIPESIGQMSKLENLDLGMNALEGLISESHFSKLSRLSYLDLSSNSLVLNFQSNWTPPFQLDHISLGSCKMGPYFPKWLQSQNKYSSLNISNAGIVDILPSWFWGTTRYVTSIDLSHNQIGEMFTNLTMDFVNYPEVHLRSNQIEGQIPATLSHASYLDLSNNNISGSISFLCASEAMHLRFLNLSYNNLFGELPKCLTRLGNLVMLDLSSNALSGKIPSTIGSLFGIETLKLRSNEFVGELPLSLKNCTSLRVLDLADNQLSGSIPEWLGASFQKLVILMLSSNHFNGSLPSQLCDLIYIQILDVSVNNISGGIPNCLKKLTTLSQKGNSSLTIKHSYGRYNLQYSTTDDYEDDEIFTWKGSMQVYRNTLGLVRSIDFSSNRLTGEIPSEISHLVGLVSLNLSRNQLTGQITSDIGKLESLDSLDLSRNHIDGRIPTSLARISRLGVLDLSHNNLIGKIPTGTQLQSFDPSVYAGNPQLCGLPLENPCDIEEMGPDQFSNEEDKDGQLIRYGFYISMGLGFFVGFWGVCGSLIFIREWRYTYFKFLNSLNDWLYVRVVLIKRKLTDA, from the coding sequence ATGGGGGGAATTATGGTGCTTTTGCTATTAATCATCACCCTACATGTGAACCTTGGCCACGGCGATGCTAACATGACGATGAGGTGCACAGACAAGGAAAGGGAAGCTCTCCTTGCATTCAAGCAAGGCCTCATCATGGACGAGCACAGCCAAGTAATATTCTCTTCGTGGGGAACAGAAGCCGCAAAACAAGATTGTTGCCGATGGGAAGGAGTCTCATGTGACAACCAAACTGGCCATGTTGTGCGGCTTGATCTCGGAGACCATGATTATTTACAAGGTACGATGATTAGTCCTAAACTGATTGAGTTGAAGCATTTGAAATATTTGGACCTTTCGTGGGTTAACTTTAGTGGGAGCCAAGTTCCATATTTCATTGGTTCTCTAACCAATTTGAGATATCTCGATCTTTTTTGGTGTTCTTTGGGTGGAAAATTTCCAATTCAGGTTGGAAACCTTACCAACTTCGGCGGCAATGACTTCGGCGGTAATGTGGAAAATCTCAATTGGCTCCCTCGTCTTTCTTCGTTGACATATTTGGACTTGAGTGATAACAATCTCAGTAATGTTTTTTATTGGCCGGAAGCAGTTAATAAACTCCCCAAACTAACAACCTTGACATTACAGAACTGTagtcttccttctcctccagtTCGTTCCACTCTTTCAAACATAAATTCTTCTAAATCTCTTTCTAGCATTGATCTTTCCTTGAACCGTCTCTcaacttcttcaatatttctgtgGATGTCCAACTACAGTACCAGCCTTGTTGATCTTTATCTCTCTTCCAACCATTTGACCGGTTCGATTCCTGATGTTTTCGGAAACATGAGCTCTCTTGCACAAGTTGATCTCTATGACAACCAACTTGAAGGAGCAGAACCCCATTCTTTCTCAAGGTTATGTAGTTTGCAATCATTGGATCTACTCTACAACAATTTGAGCGGACAGTTTTCCAGATTTGTTCAAATATTGCCTACATGTGCTCAAAACTCCTTGGAGAGTTTGTGGCTCTATGGAAATCAATTAAGTGGAAGAATACCTGAAAGTATCGGACAAATGTCAAAGCTCGAGAATCTTGACCTTGGTATGAATGCTTTGGAAGGGCTGATTTCAGAATCCCATTTCTCTAAACTCTCGAGATTATCATATCTAGATTTGTCCTCCAACTCACTAGTTTTAAACTTCCAGTCTAATTGGACTCCTCCTTTTCAACTGGACCATATAAGTTTGGGGTCTTGCAAGATGGGTCCGTATTTTCCGAAATGGCTTCAATCTCAAAATAAGTATTCATCCCTCAATATTTCTAATGCTGGAATTGTGGATATCCTTCCAAGTTGGTTTTGGGGTACGACTCGTTACGTGACATCTATCGATCTTTCCCATAACCAAATTGGAGaaatgtttacaaatttgacaATGGATTTTGTAAATTACCCTGAAGTGCATTTGCGTTCGAACCAAATTGAAGGTCAAATTCCCGCAACTCTATCGCATGCGTCATATTTGGATCTCTCTAATAATAACATTTCAGGGTCGATTTCTTTCTTGTGTGCAAGTGAAGCTATGCATTTACGTTTTCTTAATCTCTCATACAACAATCTCTTTGGAGAACTTCCAAAATGCCTGACACGTTTGGGCAATCTCGTCATGCTTGATTTGAGTTCCAATGCTCTTTCGGGAAAAATTCCTTCGACGATAGGCTCCTTGTTTGGGATCGAGACACTGAAATTAAGAAGCAATGAGTTTGTGGGAGAGTTGCCTTTATCCTTGAAGAATTGCACAAGTTTAAGGGTCCTTGATCTTGCAGATAACCAGTTGTCGGGATCAATACCTGAATGGTTGGGGGCTAGCTTTCAGAAATTGGTTATCCTAATGCTTTCCTCTAACCATTTCAACGGAAGCTTGCCCTCGCAACTATGCGATCTAATATACATTCAAATTTTGGATGTCTCTGTGAACAACATCTCTGGAGGTATACCGAATTGCCTTAAAAAGTTGACTACTCTGTCTCAGAAAGGAAATTCAAGTCTAACCATCAAGCATTCTTACGGGAGATATAATCTTCAATATTCAACCACGGATGATTATGAGGATGATGAAATCTTCACGTGGAAGGGAAGCATGCAGGTTTACAGGAATACTTTGGGGCTCGTGAGAAGTATTGATTTCTCAAGCAATAGATTGACCGGGGAGATTCCGAGCGAAATCAGTCATCTTGTTGGGTTGGTTTCTTTAAACCTTTCTAGAAACCAACTTACAGGTCAAATTACTTCGGACATTGGAAAATTGGAGTCCTTGGATTCACTTGATTTGTCAAGAAATCATATAGACGGAAGAATTCCAACAAGCCTCGCTCGGATAAGTCGTCTTGGTGTCTTGGACTTGTCACACAACAACTTGATTGGAAAGATTCCAACTGGCACCCAGCTCCAAAGTTTTGATCCCTCTGTTTATGCTGGAAATCCACAGCTCTGTGGACTTCCACTTGAAAATCCGTGTGATATCGAAGAAATGGGTCCAGATCAATTTAGTAACGAAGAAGACAAGGATGGTCAGCTTATACGCTACGGATTTTACATCAGCATGGGGCTCGGGTTTTTTGTTGGATTTTGGGGAGTTTGTGGAAGTCTGATATTCATCAGGGAATGGAGGTACACATACTTCAAGTTCTTGAATTCGCTGAATGATTGGCTTTATGTGAGGGTAGTGTTGATCAAGCGGAAATTAACGGATGCTTAA